The sequence GCAGGAGGCCGGCCCGCTTGACGTAGCGGGGGTCGATCCGAAGCTCGGTGGCGATGAGACCGGCGAGCTGGGTGACCTCCTTGGTGTGCTGGAGCTGGTTCTGGGAGTAGGAGGTCCGGTACTTCAGACGGCCGATGAGGCGCACCAGCTCCTGGTGCATCCCGGTGACCCCGACCTCGAAGAGGGCCTGCTCCCCGGCCTGGCGGATGTCCTCTTCGATCTCCTTCTTGACCTTCTCGACCACCTCTTCGATCCGCGCCGGGTGGATGCGGCCGTCGGCGATGAGCCGCTGCAGGGCGATCCGGGCGATCTCCCGGCGCACCGAGTCAAAACCGGAGAGGATCACCGCCTCGGGGGTGTCATCCACGATCACGTCGATCCCGGTCGCCTTCTCGAAGGCGCGGATGTTGCGCCCCTCCCGGCCGATGATGCGCCCCTTCATATCGTCACTGGGCAGGTCCACCACGGAGACCGTCGCCTCGGCGACGAAGTCGGTGGAGCACCGGTCGACGGCGATGGCCAGGACCTCCTTGGCCTTCTGCTCGGCGGTCTCCCTCGCCTCCTCCTCGATCCGCTTGGCCAGCGCCGCCGCCTCCAGGCGGGCCTCCTCCTCCAGGTCCTTCAGGAGCGCCCGCTTCGCCTCCTCGGTCGTCATCCCCGCCACCCGCTCCAGGGCCCGTCGCTGCTCCTCCAGGAGGGCCTTCAGGCGCTGCTCCGACTCGGCCACGGCCCCCTCGCGCTGCTGCAGGGCTTGCAGGTGCGCCTGCATCTCCTTGTCCCGCCGATCCAGAATCTCGATCTGCCGGTTGAGCAGCTCTTCCCGCTGGAGGAGACGCCGCTCGAGACCCTGCAGCTCGTTCCGCTG comes from Candidatus Methylomirabilis sp. and encodes:
- the rny gene encoding ribonuclease Y, with the translated sequence MDLTVLWVVLGLAVGAAAGYAVRVLLSGKRIAAAAAEAARILREAEKEAEAKRREAELEIRDRMLQARTELERDTREQRNELQGLERRLLQREELLNRQIEILDRRDKEMQAHLQALQQREGAVAESEQRLKALLEEQRRALERVAGMTTEEAKRALLKDLEEEARLEAAALAKRIEEEARETAEQKAKEVLAIAVDRCSTDFVAEATVSVVDLPSDDMKGRIIGREGRNIRAFEKATGIDVIVDDTPEAVILSGFDSVRREIARIALQRLIADGRIHPARIEEVVEKVKKEIEEDIRQAGEQALFEVGVTGMHQELVRLIGRLKYRTSYSQNQLQHTKEVTQLAGLIATELRIDPRYVKRAGLLHDIGKTADSKREGTHTEIAVEVARKHNEHWKVINAIAAHHGDEEVKCLEAIILQAADTLSAARPGARREILESYVKRLEKLEEIANSFKGVSTSYAIQAGREVRIIVESGEVSDTHASQMAKDIAKRIEQEIDYPGQVKVTVIRETRAVEYAK